From Gimesia panareensis, the proteins below share one genomic window:
- a CDS encoding leucine-rich repeat domain-containing protein codes for MKRLGQLKWFLLLAVLSGGVALWFYFSIDPLARAKKNLRAKGYYVNKVYRSNPLDQSLIDIKSFLKREELSVSYTKPHQKRETLEVAAELNTLAPYIEKLNCGMTKIGDQDALLVGKMQQLRQLQLYGPQLTNRGVAGLSNLKNLEWLELYAPQATDEGLNWLHQCHQLSWLFLTDARIGTPTLRQIASHRKLTRLNLQGTRVKSSDLQYLTGLPRLHMLELNRTLINERAAPHFIQMKSLAVLYLSETAAGDQVCQALTYLPQLTELKLDDTLITNQGVQEVLEECLELENLSLQHCDVSTQAFLQARNWPPRLKHLSISGTDITGPELLDLLQRHPSLEMVVYDFRKADPEIVKQIESILVKRSQYNSQGK; via the coding sequence TTGAAACGCCTTGGTCAGCTCAAATGGTTTCTGCTACTGGCTGTTCTTTCAGGGGGAGTGGCACTCTGGTTTTACTTCAGCATCGATCCTCTGGCACGCGCCAAAAAAAACCTCAGAGCAAAAGGCTATTATGTTAATAAGGTCTACCGCAGTAATCCGCTTGACCAGTCCCTGATTGATATCAAATCATTTCTGAAACGAGAGGAACTCTCTGTTTCTTATACGAAACCGCACCAGAAACGAGAGACTCTGGAAGTCGCTGCTGAGTTAAATACGCTGGCCCCGTATATCGAGAAACTCAATTGTGGTATGACGAAAATTGGAGACCAGGATGCCCTCCTCGTCGGCAAGATGCAACAGTTGAGACAGTTACAGCTTTATGGTCCTCAACTGACCAACCGTGGAGTCGCTGGACTTTCAAATCTCAAAAATCTTGAGTGGCTGGAGCTCTATGCCCCGCAGGCGACTGATGAAGGCTTGAACTGGCTGCATCAATGTCATCAATTAAGCTGGCTCTTTCTCACTGACGCCAGAATTGGCACCCCGACATTACGTCAGATTGCCAGCCACCGAAAGTTGACCCGACTCAATCTGCAAGGTACCCGGGTCAAGTCTTCAGATCTGCAATACCTGACGGGGTTGCCACGCCTGCATATGCTCGAATTGAACAGAACCCTCATCAACGAACGGGCAGCTCCCCACTTCATCCAGATGAAATCTCTGGCCGTTTTGTATTTAAGCGAAACGGCTGCTGGAGATCAGGTCTGCCAGGCACTCACGTATCTCCCTCAACTGACTGAGTTGAAACTGGATGACACCCTGATTACCAACCAGGGGGTGCAGGAGGTACTTGAAGAATGTCTTGAGCTCGAAAACCTTTCCTTACAACACTGTGATGTCTCTACCCAGGCATTCTTACAAGCCAGAAACTGGCCCCCCCGCCTGAAACATCTGTCGATCTCCGGGACTGACATCACTGGCCCTGAGTTGCTTGACCTGCTGCAGAGACATCCCTCGCTGGAGATGGTGGTGTATGATTTTCGGAAAGCAGACCCTGAAATCGTCAAACAAATCGAATCGATCCTCGTGAAACGAAGTCAATATAATTCGCAGGGGAAATAA
- a CDS encoding SulP family inorganic anion transporter yields the protein MDHARAAGYPLSYLPRDLTSGLVVFLVALPLCLGIALASGAPLFSGLLAGIVGGLVVGSISGSSTSVSGPAAGLTAIVIAQIASLGSFQAFLLAVMVGGLIQVILGIVRAGSLSAFFPSSVIKGLLAAIGVILILKQIPHVLGHDTDPEGEMSFTQPDKQNTFTEILTVFEGDIHLGAAAVGLISIVLLAAWGRVKLLKNSVIPGPLVVVLLGVCLHLLFQRLGGPWVIQTSHLVQIPVAETAKDFLTFLTLPDFSQWANPGIYLAGATIAIVASLETLLNLEAVDKLDPENRNSPASRELVAQGVGNMVSGLIGGLPVTSVIVRGSVNVNSGGKTKVSTIFHGLLLLISVALIPVYMNMIPLAALAAILLVTGFKLASPSLFRQMWAEGRYQFLPFLITLLSIVFTDLLTGILIGLGVSLLFILNSSLRQPIRRIMETHVGGNVLHIELANQVSFLNRAALDQVLNEAEPGSNLLIDASHTDYIDPDILSLIQEFKTKIGPARGISVSLRGFRRKYHLNDEIQFADYSTRDLKDRITAQQVLKILRDGNERFYTDNRLSRDLGHQVNATAGEQHPLAVVLSCIDSRVPAELVLDLGIGDILSVRVAGNVIGNKSLGSIEYGVLVAGVKLVLVLGHTRCGAVSSTVHLMCDHSDPTQVTGCAHLDSIVHEVVPCVDEEACEHLNEMNPEDQELFIDEVARRNVYRSVHEITARSPEIRELVQSGKVMVVGALYDVKSGKMEFLTEEHGTIAADTATDSMG from the coding sequence ATGGACCACGCGCGCGCTGCGGGCTACCCGCTTTCGTATTTACCCCGCGATTTGACTTCTGGTCTGGTCGTTTTTCTGGTTGCTCTGCCACTTTGCCTGGGAATTGCCCTGGCGTCCGGAGCGCCTCTGTTTTCGGGCCTGCTGGCGGGAATTGTCGGCGGACTGGTGGTCGGCTCCATCAGTGGCTCCAGTACCAGCGTGAGTGGACCTGCGGCGGGCCTGACGGCGATCGTGATTGCCCAGATCGCCAGCCTGGGATCGTTCCAGGCCTTTCTCCTGGCGGTCATGGTGGGGGGCTTGATTCAGGTCATCCTGGGGATTGTTCGAGCCGGTTCACTCTCGGCCTTTTTCCCATCCAGTGTGATCAAAGGCCTGCTGGCCGCGATCGGTGTGATTTTGATTCTGAAACAGATTCCGCACGTGTTGGGACACGATACCGATCCGGAAGGAGAAATGTCATTCACTCAACCGGACAAGCAGAATACGTTTACCGAGATTCTGACCGTCTTTGAAGGAGACATTCATCTCGGTGCCGCGGCTGTGGGGCTGATTTCGATCGTACTGCTGGCTGCCTGGGGACGTGTCAAGCTTCTGAAGAATTCTGTCATTCCCGGTCCGCTGGTCGTGGTGCTGTTAGGGGTCTGCCTGCATCTGCTGTTTCAGAGACTGGGAGGCCCCTGGGTAATTCAGACCAGCCACCTGGTACAGATACCCGTTGCTGAAACGGCGAAAGATTTCTTGACATTTCTCACGTTACCTGATTTTTCTCAGTGGGCTAATCCCGGGATCTATCTGGCTGGTGCGACTATTGCCATCGTCGCATCGCTGGAAACGCTGTTGAACCTGGAAGCGGTAGATAAACTGGATCCGGAAAACCGCAATTCACCAGCGAGCCGGGAACTGGTGGCCCAGGGGGTTGGCAATATGGTCTCCGGTCTGATTGGGGGATTGCCTGTCACCTCTGTGATCGTACGTGGTTCGGTAAATGTGAACTCAGGCGGGAAGACGAAAGTATCCACCATCTTTCATGGTTTGTTGTTGCTGATTTCGGTCGCCCTGATTCCAGTCTACATGAATATGATTCCGCTGGCAGCGCTGGCGGCGATTCTGCTGGTGACCGGCTTTAAGCTCGCCAGCCCGAGTCTGTTTCGCCAGATGTGGGCCGAGGGACGCTATCAGTTTCTGCCGTTTCTGATCACGCTGCTTTCGATCGTTTTCACTGACCTGCTGACCGGAATTCTGATTGGTCTGGGAGTCAGTCTGCTCTTTATTCTCAACAGCAGTCTGCGCCAGCCCATTCGTCGGATCATGGAGACACATGTGGGAGGCAATGTGCTGCATATTGAACTGGCGAACCAGGTCAGCTTTCTGAACCGGGCTGCCCTGGATCAGGTTCTCAATGAAGCGGAACCGGGCAGTAACCTGTTGATTGACGCCAGCCATACCGATTATATCGATCCCGATATTCTGAGCCTGATTCAGGAGTTTAAAACGAAAATCGGTCCGGCACGAGGGATCTCGGTCAGCCTGCGCGGGTTTCGGCGGAAGTATCATTTGAATGATGAAATCCAGTTTGCCGATTATTCGACCCGTGATTTGAAAGACCGCATTACCGCTCAGCAGGTACTCAAGATTTTGCGCGATGGCAACGAGCGGTTTTACACCGATAACCGGCTTTCCCGGGACCTCGGTCACCAGGTCAATGCCACGGCGGGCGAACAGCATCCGCTGGCGGTGGTGCTGAGCTGTATTGATTCAAGAGTGCCGGCGGAGCTGGTGCTCGATCTGGGGATCGGCGACATTCTGAGTGTACGTGTTGCCGGAAATGTGATTGGCAATAAATCACTGGGCAGTATTGAATACGGTGTGCTCGTGGCTGGTGTGAAACTGGTTCTGGTGCTGGGGCACACCCGTTGTGGCGCGGTCTCGTCCACGGTGCACCTGATGTGCGATCATAGTGACCCAACCCAGGTAACCGGTTGTGCGCACCTGGATTCCATCGTGCATGAAGTGGTTCCTTGTGTCGATGAAGAAGCCTGCGAACATCTGAATGAGATGAATCCAGAGGACCAGGAACTGTTTATTGACGAAGTGGCCCGCCGCAATGTGTATCGCAGCGTGCATGAAATTACTGCCCGCAGTCCGGAAATCCGGGAACTGGTTCAGTCGGGCAAAGTGATGGTGGTCGGCGCACTGTATGACGTCAAAAGTGGCAAGATGGAGTTTCTGACGGAAGAGCATGGTACAATCGCAGCCGATACTGCCACTGACTCCATGGGTTAA
- a CDS encoding PQQ-binding-like beta-propeller repeat protein: MHQNRLIFLTLLLITALTDQASGSEKATHNRDWSQWRGPHRDGTLQDSALPDSLDENKLKVRWKLPLAPGYSGPIVTGDKVFVTETLDQQQEVARALDRKTGKEIWKQSWPGAMSVPFFAKANGDWIRATPACDGERLYVAGIRDVLVCMEADSGNILWRVDFVEQLKSPLPSFGFASSPLVVGDAVYVQAGGGFCKLNKLTGEIIWRVLEDGGGMFGSAFSSPCLAQIEGVPQLLVQTRTTLAGVDPDTGKILWKQKIPAFRGMNILTPAVHKNTVFTSSYGGRSFLFEISRTDEGWQVKELWTNPTQGYMSSPVIIDGYIYLHLKNQRFTCLDLKTGKAVWTTAPFGKYWSMVTDGQKILALDQKGDLLLMKASPTSFELLDRRQVAEDSWAHLAVSGQELFVRALDQLIVFSSATDSQTR; encoded by the coding sequence ATGCATCAAAACCGCTTGATATTCCTGACGCTCCTGCTGATAACAGCACTGACAGACCAGGCATCCGGCAGCGAGAAGGCAACCCACAACCGTGACTGGTCTCAGTGGAGAGGCCCCCACCGCGACGGAACCTTACAGGATAGCGCTCTGCCTGACTCGCTCGACGAGAACAAACTGAAAGTTCGCTGGAAGCTGCCCCTGGCCCCGGGATACTCTGGTCCGATCGTGACTGGTGACAAAGTCTTTGTTACCGAAACACTCGATCAGCAACAGGAAGTTGCCAGAGCATTGGACAGAAAAACCGGAAAGGAAATCTGGAAACAATCCTGGCCCGGTGCGATGAGTGTTCCCTTTTTTGCGAAAGCAAATGGTGACTGGATCCGCGCGACCCCCGCCTGCGATGGCGAGCGCCTGTATGTCGCTGGCATCCGGGATGTGCTGGTCTGTATGGAGGCAGACTCTGGTAACATTCTCTGGCGGGTCGACTTTGTAGAACAGCTGAAATCTCCCTTGCCCTCCTTCGGATTTGCCTCTTCGCCTTTGGTGGTTGGAGATGCCGTTTACGTACAGGCTGGTGGTGGCTTTTGTAAGCTGAATAAGCTGACGGGTGAGATCATCTGGCGAGTGCTCGAAGATGGGGGCGGCATGTTTGGCAGTGCGTTCTCCTCCCCCTGCCTGGCTCAAATTGAAGGAGTTCCTCAACTTCTGGTGCAAACACGGACGACCCTGGCCGGCGTAGACCCTGATACCGGGAAAATTCTCTGGAAACAGAAAATTCCCGCGTTCCGCGGCATGAATATTCTGACGCCCGCTGTTCACAAAAACACCGTGTTTACCAGCAGCTACGGCGGACGCTCATTTCTATTTGAGATCAGCAGGACAGATGAAGGCTGGCAGGTGAAAGAACTCTGGACCAATCCGACGCAGGGTTATATGTCGTCTCCCGTCATCATTGATGGCTACATCTATCTGCATTTAAAAAATCAGCGTTTCACTTGCCTGGATCTCAAAACAGGAAAAGCCGTCTGGACTACAGCGCCCTTTGGTAAATACTGGAGCATGGTTACGGACGGTCAGAAGATTCTGGCACTGGACCAGAAAGGCGACCTCCTGCTGATGAAAGCCAGTCCAACCAGCTTTGAGCTGCTTGATCGTCGTCAGGTCGCCGAGGATTCCTGGGCCCATCTGGCTGTCAGCGGGCAGGAACTGTTTGTGCGTGCTCTGGATCAACTTATAGTTTTTAGCTCAGCCACCGACAGTCAGACCAGATAA
- a CDS encoding cryptochrome/DNA photolyase family protein, with translation MNVPEIRIRQLNQSPLKDDGDYVLYWMIANRRIRCNFSLQRAVELAKRLKKPLVVLEALRCGYQWASDRMHRFVLQGMVDNRKQFAETPATYYCYVEPKAGEGSGLLETLAEKACAIVTDDFPCFFLPRMLEHVAPRLPVSLEAIDSNGLLPLRAASQVYPTAYAFRRFLHKELPPHLLETPKTNPLTHFKLPELKKLPGDILKRWPMASDELLQATPQVLADLPLDHQVGPAIFDGGAEAAHQALKRFLDQRFDRYADERNLPEEEVTSGLSPYLHFGHISAHDIFDHIARREHWSVEKIMDQKATGKRSGWWQMSETAESFLDELITWRELGYNMCWQRDDYDQYSSLPDWAQTTLEEHASDPREYTYSLEEFEQAKTHDPLWNAAQTQLVTEGRLHNYMRMLWGKKILHWSESPQKALEIMIELNNKYAVDGRNPNSYSGIFWCLGRYDRAWGPEREIFGKIRYMSSKNTARKFSVDGYLERYSHQKRQGALFD, from the coding sequence ATGAATGTCCCTGAAATTCGGATTCGCCAGTTAAATCAATCTCCCCTTAAAGATGATGGAGATTATGTCCTGTACTGGATGATTGCCAATCGACGGATTCGCTGCAATTTCAGTCTGCAACGTGCCGTCGAACTGGCCAAGCGTCTGAAGAAACCACTGGTGGTTCTAGAAGCCCTGCGCTGTGGCTATCAATGGGCCAGCGACCGAATGCACCGCTTTGTTCTACAGGGTATGGTAGACAACCGAAAGCAGTTCGCAGAGACACCGGCCACCTACTACTGCTACGTGGAACCCAAAGCGGGCGAGGGCTCCGGACTGCTCGAAACGCTGGCAGAGAAAGCCTGTGCCATTGTTACCGATGACTTTCCCTGCTTCTTCCTGCCCCGGATGCTGGAACACGTTGCTCCCCGCCTGCCCGTCTCTTTGGAAGCCATTGATTCCAATGGATTGCTCCCCCTGCGTGCTGCGTCACAGGTTTATCCGACCGCTTATGCATTCCGGAGATTCCTGCACAAAGAACTCCCCCCCCACCTGCTGGAGACACCCAAAACAAATCCTCTCACCCATTTCAAACTTCCCGAACTGAAAAAACTGCCGGGAGACATTCTCAAGCGCTGGCCCATGGCTTCCGACGAACTCCTGCAGGCCACTCCCCAGGTACTCGCGGATCTTCCACTGGACCATCAGGTGGGCCCCGCAATTTTTGATGGGGGCGCAGAAGCGGCTCATCAGGCGCTCAAACGCTTTCTCGACCAGCGCTTCGACCGTTACGCAGACGAACGGAATCTGCCTGAAGAAGAAGTGACCAGCGGTTTGTCCCCCTATCTGCATTTCGGACACATCTCGGCACATGACATCTTCGATCACATCGCCCGCCGCGAACACTGGTCGGTAGAAAAAATCATGGACCAGAAGGCGACCGGCAAACGCTCCGGATGGTGGCAGATGAGCGAAACGGCCGAGAGCTTTCTGGACGAACTGATCACCTGGCGTGAACTGGGCTATAACATGTGCTGGCAACGGGACGACTACGATCAGTATTCTTCTCTGCCCGACTGGGCTCAAACGACGCTCGAGGAACACGCCTCCGATCCCCGCGAGTACACGTATTCGCTGGAAGAATTCGAACAGGCCAAGACGCATGATCCGCTCTGGAATGCTGCCCAGACGCAGCTGGTCACCGAGGGACGCCTGCATAATTACATGCGGATGCTGTGGGGAAAGAAAATCCTGCACTGGTCTGAATCTCCCCAGAAGGCGCTGGAGATCATGATCGAACTCAATAACAAATACGCTGTCGACGGTCGAAATCCCAATTCGTATTCTGGTATCTTCTGGTGCCTGGGCCGTTACGATCGTGCCTGGGGTCCCGAGCGGGAGATCTTCGGTAAAATTCGCTACATGAGCAGCAAAAACACCGCCCGCAAATTCAGCGTCGACGGTTACCTGGAACGGTACAGTCACCAGAAACGCCAGGGCGCGCTCTTCGATTGA
- a CDS encoding class I SAM-dependent methyltransferase gives MARDLFQGTVPYYVRYRVPYPETLLKQILEKAAISGTGRMLDLGSGTGEIALRLAPEFQIVTAVEPDENMRNAGIQKMQDQKILNVEWLSQTAEEFSAEANTFELVSIGAAFHWMDRPVLAQRIRDWLLPGQPLVILGYTSIWSGTADWLPLVRGVLHKWLGEKRRAGSGNYPELSQPHEQVLLEADYEFEEIKYQHAQHWKLDDLIGNLYSTSFASPAVLGNKRNAFEADLRQALLAYDSSGTYTEEMTFYALLAWPGLTYC, from the coding sequence GTGGCCAGAGATCTTTTCCAGGGAACGGTACCTTATTATGTGCGGTATCGCGTCCCCTATCCGGAAACCCTGCTGAAACAGATTCTGGAAAAGGCTGCCATTTCCGGTACGGGCCGAATGCTGGACCTGGGCAGCGGCACCGGCGAAATTGCATTGAGACTGGCTCCGGAATTCCAGATTGTAACCGCAGTCGAACCCGATGAGAACATGCGCAATGCCGGCATTCAAAAAATGCAGGATCAAAAGATCCTTAACGTCGAGTGGCTGTCTCAGACCGCTGAAGAATTTTCTGCAGAAGCCAATACCTTTGAACTGGTGAGTATCGGGGCTGCCTTCCACTGGATGGATCGTCCCGTTCTGGCTCAACGGATACGGGACTGGCTACTTCCGGGACAGCCGCTGGTCATTCTCGGCTACACCAGTATCTGGAGCGGCACAGCAGACTGGCTCCCCCTGGTACGCGGGGTGCTTCACAAGTGGCTGGGAGAAAAACGCCGCGCCGGCTCAGGCAACTATCCCGAACTGTCCCAGCCACACGAACAGGTTCTGCTGGAAGCAGATTATGAGTTCGAAGAAATCAAGTACCAGCACGCGCAACACTGGAAGCTGGACGACCTGATCGGCAATCTGTATTCCACATCCTTCGCTTCCCCTGCAGTTTTAGGTAACAAGCGAAACGCATTCGAAGCCGACCTGAGGCAGGCACTCCTGGCATATGATTCAAGCGGCACCTATACCGAAGAGATGACGTTTTACGCACTGCTGGCATGGCCAGGGTTAACATACTGCTAG
- a CDS encoding HNH endonuclease: MSENQNSKLSASQIQNIIYVALNESKDLTSESEDFIDNTIGDHAYSPDTYLKAASAIYREIYYRCAKDLELTSRESSLLSHVIRLLKLSDDLVIQLDYEIGLMIYKKIFREAVSDGDLSEAEQELLESTSDFFKLRKRDINKAISKQALSYYSFLLANSLNDGILSQDEMEKLAVVAHRFGLTQKDLKKLSVPNKKEILASALGSIKARGEIFEGDEEYIRSLASFLNAQDLLKPCLMDLELYTHIFEIRKGNLPILESHDFILQPGEKLHYSVRITYQKKMGSKLKKKNGTLYIGSRRLRFVGLHQSHEVKYKNIFDIKFHVQRSPRLSLSVSSGAGGGDYLLQGKVDPGMLFELQEAIMFLIRKSRGLEKKGIRGSRYIPDDIRSEVWYRDGGRCVICNASEYLEFDHIIPISKGGSSSADNLQLLCRKCNSEKSDSI, from the coding sequence GTGAGTGAAAATCAAAATTCAAAATTGAGTGCCTCACAAATTCAAAATATTATTTATGTTGCACTGAATGAATCAAAAGACTTAACGTCAGAATCTGAAGACTTCATAGATAACACCATCGGAGATCATGCTTATTCTCCGGACACATATCTTAAAGCTGCATCCGCCATCTATCGAGAGATCTACTATCGCTGCGCAAAAGATCTTGAACTTACCTCCAGAGAGTCATCACTACTGAGTCACGTAATCCGACTACTAAAACTGAGCGACGATCTTGTTATTCAGCTCGATTATGAGATTGGTTTAATGATCTATAAAAAGATCTTCCGTGAAGCCGTCTCTGACGGGGATCTCTCTGAAGCGGAGCAAGAACTTCTCGAATCAACTTCAGATTTTTTTAAGCTAAGAAAAAGGGATATTAATAAAGCGATATCCAAGCAAGCCCTCTCATATTATTCATTTTTGCTAGCGAACTCATTGAATGATGGAATACTGAGCCAAGATGAAATGGAAAAACTTGCGGTAGTAGCACATCGCTTTGGTCTGACTCAGAAAGACTTAAAGAAACTCTCAGTCCCCAATAAAAAAGAAATTCTGGCCAGTGCCTTAGGTTCGATTAAAGCACGGGGAGAGATTTTCGAAGGCGATGAAGAATATATCCGCTCTCTTGCCAGCTTCCTAAATGCCCAGGATCTATTAAAACCGTGTTTGATGGATCTGGAGCTATATACTCATATTTTTGAGATCCGAAAAGGCAACCTTCCCATCTTGGAATCACATGATTTCATTTTACAGCCGGGTGAAAAGTTACATTACTCCGTGCGAATTACCTATCAGAAAAAAATGGGAAGTAAGTTAAAGAAAAAGAATGGCACACTATATATCGGAAGTCGCAGATTAAGATTTGTCGGTCTTCACCAATCTCATGAAGTCAAATACAAAAACATCTTCGATATCAAGTTCCATGTCCAACGGAGTCCCCGGCTTTCTTTATCTGTTTCATCTGGAGCAGGAGGAGGAGATTATCTCCTGCAAGGCAAAGTCGATCCAGGAATGCTTTTCGAATTACAGGAAGCAATTATGTTTCTAATAAGAAAATCGCGCGGGCTAGAAAAGAAAGGGATTCGCGGCTCTCGATATATTCCAGACGATATACGAAGTGAAGTCTGGTATCGAGATGGAGGACGATGTGTCATTTGCAATGCAAGTGAATATCTCGAATTCGATCATATCATTCCAATATCTAAAGGTGGTTCATCTTCTGCGGACAATCTTCAGTTATTGTGTAGAAAATGTAATTCTGAAAAGAGTGATTCAATCTAA
- a CDS encoding tellurite resistance TerB family protein codes for MNRPTESKNTFFSFLDHFNFIEDDSSSYEVGITDEGFSYLDLASEKKVKAISFQEKQKRETGAALDGSKRARGQSNISKIETVEHDEVCFDTDLMAILRDIDERKKNTAFMPWATGVSIVFFLIWILIPVYASYPVILMIFSGIFLFPGIIFLLVNVSRFDHSRRHVQFAYRLEGKGQAAFDYINESILNLKKCGNVLLFKGRRHFEDSRYSGGADNRPEFADVSFDLSHPPLLDLDFAVWHMNAFQKDFYFMPDHILVFQGAQAGGISYGNLSFAVDSEIIQAHGLVKRTSDSNVVGKTWRFVNKDGSPDKRFNNNIEIPELKYGILKLAGAGIDLALYASNQRASDTVPDGFSSMQSLAKKPVRKVAEERRAQAIARKKKRSEQRFQTVLNALCCMMYADRKSSTEERKKIISLMQRIKSPWDETEIDQRMREFVLSTKEKGLEAMLTETCQQLGEIKDQRQQDAIMKCLDRVASADGTIEDQERKIRDRFHSSLISNS; via the coding sequence ATGAATAGACCAACCGAATCGAAAAACACATTCTTTTCTTTTTTAGATCATTTTAATTTTATTGAAGATGACTCCAGTTCCTATGAAGTTGGAATCACAGATGAAGGCTTTTCGTACCTAGATCTTGCTTCTGAAAAAAAAGTAAAAGCAATTTCTTTTCAAGAGAAGCAAAAAAGAGAAACCGGTGCCGCCCTTGATGGCTCAAAACGAGCGCGTGGCCAATCTAACATCAGCAAAATTGAAACGGTAGAGCATGATGAGGTTTGCTTCGACACAGACCTGATGGCCATCCTGCGAGACATCGATGAACGAAAAAAGAATACGGCATTTATGCCCTGGGCAACCGGGGTATCAATCGTGTTCTTTCTTATATGGATACTCATTCCAGTTTATGCGTCCTATCCAGTTATTCTGATGATCTTTTCAGGAATATTTCTATTTCCTGGCATTATCTTTCTCTTGGTTAATGTCTCACGTTTTGACCATTCACGCAGGCATGTGCAATTTGCATATCGGCTTGAGGGAAAAGGGCAGGCAGCATTTGACTATATTAACGAGTCGATCTTAAACCTGAAAAAATGCGGGAATGTCCTATTATTTAAAGGTCGTCGGCATTTTGAAGATTCTCGATATTCAGGTGGTGCTGACAACAGACCTGAATTCGCAGATGTTTCATTCGACCTCAGCCATCCCCCTCTATTGGATCTGGATTTCGCTGTCTGGCATATGAATGCTTTTCAAAAGGATTTTTATTTTATGCCAGACCATATCCTGGTATTTCAGGGGGCCCAAGCCGGCGGAATCAGCTATGGAAACCTGTCATTTGCCGTTGATTCAGAAATTATTCAAGCGCATGGACTTGTAAAAAGAACATCAGACTCAAACGTCGTCGGCAAAACTTGGCGATTTGTGAATAAAGATGGAAGCCCAGATAAACGATTCAACAATAACATCGAAATTCCGGAATTAAAATATGGTATCCTGAAGTTGGCGGGAGCTGGCATTGATCTGGCTCTCTATGCCAGTAATCAAAGAGCCTCTGATACTGTGCCGGATGGTTTTTCAAGCATGCAGTCACTGGCTAAAAAACCTGTTCGAAAAGTCGCCGAGGAAAGAAGAGCACAGGCAATCGCCCGAAAGAAAAAGCGATCAGAGCAAAGATTTCAGACGGTTTTAAATGCTTTATGCTGCATGATGTACGCAGATCGAAAATCATCGACGGAAGAACGCAAGAAAATTATCTCACTCATGCAGAGAATCAAGTCCCCCTGGGATGAAACCGAGATCGATCAACGGATGAGGGAATTCGTTCTCAGTACTAAAGAAAAGGGGCTTGAAGCAATGCTCACTGAGACATGCCAGCAACTGGGTGAAATAAAAGACCAGCGCCAGCAGGATGCGATCATGAAATGTCTGGATCGAGTAGCGTCAGCTGACGGAACTATAGAAGATCAAGAACGCAAAATTCGCGATCGATTCCATTCAAGTTTAATTTCAAATTCGTAA
- a CDS encoding VOC family protein has translation MKVHGVLETSIYVDDLQVAVDFYRRLFEFEIMAEDQRFCAMNAGDRSVFLIFKRGATHTAAHLEGGVIPPHDGDGPVHFAFAIERDDLQQWEERLVAAGVAIESRMHWPRGGESLYFRDPDNHVLELATPGIWPMY, from the coding sequence GTGAAAGTGCATGGCGTATTGGAGACGTCGATCTACGTGGATGACCTGCAGGTGGCAGTCGACTTCTATCGACGGCTGTTTGAGTTTGAAATCATGGCAGAAGACCAGCGGTTCTGCGCCATGAATGCCGGCGATCGGAGTGTGTTCCTGATTTTTAAACGAGGGGCAACGCATACCGCAGCGCATCTGGAGGGGGGCGTCATTCCTCCCCACGACGGCGATGGCCCCGTGCACTTCGCCTTTGCCATCGAGCGTGATGACCTGCAGCAGTGGGAAGAGCGACTGGTGGCGGCGGGGGTCGCCATTGAAAGCAGAATGCACTGGCCCCGCGGCGGTGAGAGTCTCTATTTCCGAGATCCCGATAATCATGTGCTTGAACTGGCCACACCAGGCATCTGGCCCATGTATTGA
- a CDS encoding helix-turn-helix domain-containing protein, giving the protein MRICITLDVMLARRKVTSRDLARHVGITEQNLSLLKSGKVKGIRFATLEKICEFLECQPGDILRYEADAQSQAA; this is encoded by the coding sequence ATGCGAATTTGTATAACACTGGATGTGATGCTGGCGCGGCGGAAAGTGACCTCGCGCGATCTGGCCCGACATGTGGGGATTACCGAACAGAATCTCTCGCTGTTGAAGTCGGGTAAAGTCAAAGGGATTCGCTTTGCGACGCTGGAAAAGATCTGTGAGTTTCTGGAATGTCAGCCCGGCGATATCCTGCGTTATGAAGCGGATGCACAGAGTCAGGCAGCCTGA